From a single Cyprinus carpio isolate SPL01 chromosome A3, ASM1834038v1, whole genome shotgun sequence genomic region:
- the LOC122138852 gene encoding LOW QUALITY PROTEIN: major histocompatibility complex class I-related gene protein-like (The sequence of the model RefSeq protein was modified relative to this genomic sequence to represent the inferred CDS: substituted 1 base at 1 genomic stop codon), with protein sequence MRTSVTTKIFALLCVFLLYGTFPSLRAEKHSLYYIYTALSKPVNLPGIYQFTAMGLLDDRQIHSYNSEQQKKIPTQQXVVQEGDEVKFSKGISEYGYDGENFLSFDDKESQWVASVDAAVPTKRKWDNVPILNMYTKGYLEKECVDWLKKFREYDNEELRKASPPDVRVFARKSSDESKLKLTCLATGFYSEDVTMTIRKYRTSLCENEVESTGIRPNHDGTFQLRNSVEINEDEKDEYDCFVSHRTFKSIIMKLGQATESLIAEASAGRERAGETSDSCVTSSPEKVIQNEKHSLYYIYTALSKPVNLPGIYQFSAMGLLDDRQIDSYNSEEQKKIPTQQWMKEKMQEDYWEKGTQSRKIKEQWFNVNVDILMKRMRQNESDLHVLQWRHGCEVVQEGDEVKFSKGISEYGYDGENFLSFDNKESQWVTSVDAAVPTKRKWDNVPILNMYTKGYLEKECVDWLKKFREYDNEELRKASPPDVRVFARKSSDESKLKLTCLATGFYSEDVTMTIRKYRTSLCENEVESTGIRPNHDGTFQLRKSVEINENEKSEYDCFVSHRTFKEPVIVQCDGVTA encoded by the exons ATGCGAACAAGTGTTACAACGAAGATCTTTGCTctgctgtgtgtttttcttctttatggGACTTTTCCTTCACTGCGAGCAG AGAAACACTCGCTGTATTACATTTACACAGCTTTGTCCAAACCTGTCAATCTGCCGGGCATCTATCAGTTCACTGCTATGGGTCTGCTAGATGACAGACAGATCCACTCTTACAATAGTGAGCAACAGAAGAAGATTCCCACACAGCAGTGAGTTGTGCAGGAGGGAGATGAAGTGAAGTTTTCCAAAGGCATTAGTGAATACGGCTATGATGGAGAAAACTTTCTGTCTTTTGATGATAAAGAGTCTCAGTGGGTCGCCTCAGTTGACGCAGCTGTACCAACCAAGAGAAAATGGGACAATGTGCCAATCCTAAACATGTACACCAAAGGATACCTGGAGAAAGAGTGTGTGGACTGGCTCAAGAAATTCAGAGAATATGATAATGAGGAGCTCAGAAAAGCTT CTCCTCCAGATGTTCGTGTGTTTGCAAGGAAATCCAGTGATGAATCCAAGTTGAAACTCACCTGTCTGGCCACTGGTTTCTACTCTGAAGATGTGACGATGACCATCAGGAAATATCGCACATCTCTGTGTGAAAATGAGGTTGAATCCACAGGAATCAGACCAAACCATGATGGGACCTTCCAGCTGAGGAATAGTGTGGAGATCAATGAGGATGAAAAAGATGAATATGATtgttttgtgtcccacagaaccTTCAAATCAATTATCATGAAACTGG GACAAGCTACTGAATCATTGATCGCTGAAGCATCTGCtg GAcgagagagagctggagaaacATCAGACAGCTGTGTGACTAGCTCTCCGGAGAAAGTCATTCAAAATG AGAAACACTCGCTGTATTACATTTACACAGCTTTGTCCAAACCTGTCAATCTGCCGGGCATCTATCAGTTCAGTGCTATGGGTCTGCTAGATGACAGACAGATCGACTCTTACAATAGTGAGGAACAGAAGAAGATTCCCACACAGCAGTGGATGAAAGAGAAAATGCAGGAGGATTACTGGGAAAAAGGCACCCAGTCCAGAAAGATCAAAGAACAGTGGTTTAATGTGAATGTTGACATTCTGATGAAACGCATGAGACAAAATGAATCAG ATCTTCATGTTCTTCAGTGGAGACATGGTTGTGAAGTTGTGCAGGAGGGAGATGAAGTGAAGTTTTCCAAAGGCATTAGTGAATATGGCTATGATGGAGAAAACTTTCTGTCTTTTGATAATAAAGAGTCTCAGTGGGTTACCTCAGTTGACGCAGCTGTACCAACCAAGAGAAAATGGGACAATGTGCCGATCCTAAACATGTACACCAAAGGATACCTGGAGAAAGAGTGTGTGGACTGGCTCAAGAAATTCAGAGAATATGATAATGAGGAGCTCAGAAAAGCTT CTCCTCCAGATGTTCGTGTGTTTGCAAGGAAATCCAGTGATGAATCCAAGTTGAAACTCACCTGTCTGGCCACTGGTTTCTACTCTGAAGATGTGACGATGACCATCAGGAAATATCGCACATCTCTGTGTGAAAATGAGGTTGAATCCACAGGAATCAGACCAAACCATGATGGGACCTTCCAGCTGAGGAAGAGTGTGGAgatcaatgaaaatgaaaaatcagaATATGATTGTTTTGTGTCCCACAGGACCTTCAAAGAACCAGTTATCGTCCAATGTG ATGGTGTGACGGCATGA